A region from the Tahibacter amnicola genome encodes:
- a CDS encoding efflux RND transporter permease subunit — protein sequence MTRFNLSEWALRNQSVVRYFIVMLAIIGVFAYSSLGQSEDPPFTFKAMVINTQWPGATATEINEQITEKIEKKLQELPDLEFLRSYARPGESQIIVVAKDSLDSRYIPELWYQVRKKVGDIRHTLPPGAMGPFFNDEFGDTFGNIYALTGDGYSYAQLKDYADRLKLALLRVNNVAKVDLIGLQDEKIFIEVSNSKLATLGVGFDQVQRTLEQQNAITPSGSFETGSDRIYLRTTGAFDSVEAIREIAIRANDRLFRLGDVAEVRRGYSDPPQPRMRFMGKDAIGIAVSMKKGGDIIALGRDLDKTTRKLQETLPVGLDLARVADQPHAVERSVDEFVRTLGEAVIIVLLVSFFSLGFRTGLVVALSIPLVLAMTFAAMSYFGIDLHKISLGALVLALGLLVDDAIIAVEMMAVKMEQGYDRVKAAAFAYTSTAFPMLTGTLVTAAGFLPIATAQSGTGEYTRSIFQVVTIALVISWIAAVIFIPYLGYKLLPDMHAGARKDPEPGTFAARIAAWRLGLVKLLPRRLRQRLEAEPAGHHDDPYASVFYRRFRELVDWCVHRRWLVIGATVGLFVASIVGFGFVQQQFFPDSTRPELMVDMKLTEGSSLQATAEQVEKLENWLSKRPELENYVSYVGTGSPRFYLPLDQQLPQASFAQFVLLTKGPKEREQLRTALLRLFETDFPELRGRVLRLENGPPVGFPVQFRVSGEDIATVRQYARQVAEVVRKHPHMRNVNLDWDEPSKVIRLQIDQDRARVLGVSSQDLSNFLQSSLSGVPISHYREKDELIQISLRGPAEERARLSLLENLAVPTTSGKTVPLSQIAKLEYAMEEGIIWRRNRLPTIIVRGDTDGVLQPPTITSQILPQLETLRAKLPAGYLLETGGTVEDSAKGQASVNAGVPLFIFVVLTLLMLQLKSFSRTIMVFLTAPLGLIGVTLFLLVFNVPFGFVAMLGTIALAGMIMRNSVILIDQIEQDIAKGHEAWEAIVDATVRRFRPIVLTALAAILAMIPLSRSAFFGPMAVAIMGGLFVATALTLLFLPALYAAWFRVRRPAVALPPVSA from the coding sequence ATGACGCGATTCAATCTTTCCGAATGGGCGCTGCGCAACCAATCCGTGGTGCGCTATTTCATCGTGATGCTGGCGATCATCGGCGTCTTCGCCTACAGCTCGCTGGGCCAGTCCGAAGATCCGCCATTCACCTTCAAGGCAATGGTGATCAACACCCAGTGGCCCGGGGCAACGGCCACCGAGATCAACGAACAGATCACCGAGAAAATCGAGAAGAAACTGCAGGAGCTTCCCGACCTGGAGTTCCTGCGCAGCTACGCGCGCCCCGGCGAATCACAGATCATCGTCGTGGCCAAGGATTCACTCGATTCCCGGTACATTCCGGAACTGTGGTACCAGGTGCGCAAGAAGGTCGGCGATATCCGCCACACCTTGCCGCCGGGCGCGATGGGACCGTTCTTCAATGACGAGTTCGGCGACACCTTCGGCAACATCTACGCGCTGACCGGCGATGGCTATTCCTACGCCCAGCTCAAGGACTACGCCGACCGGCTGAAACTGGCGCTGCTGCGCGTCAACAACGTCGCCAAGGTGGATCTGATCGGTCTGCAGGACGAAAAGATCTTCATCGAAGTCTCCAACTCCAAGCTCGCGACGCTGGGCGTGGGTTTCGACCAGGTCCAGCGCACCCTGGAGCAACAGAACGCGATCACGCCGTCCGGCAGCTTCGAAACCGGTTCGGATCGCATCTACCTGCGCACCACCGGCGCCTTCGACTCGGTCGAGGCGATCCGCGAGATCGCCATCCGCGCCAACGACCGGCTGTTCCGCCTGGGCGACGTCGCCGAAGTGCGCCGCGGTTACAGCGATCCGCCGCAGCCGCGCATGCGTTTCATGGGCAAGGATGCGATCGGCATTGCGGTGTCGATGAAGAAGGGCGGCGACATCATCGCCCTCGGGCGCGACCTCGACAAAACCACCCGCAAGCTTCAGGAAACACTGCCGGTTGGCCTCGACCTGGCGCGGGTGGCGGACCAGCCGCATGCCGTGGAGCGCTCGGTCGACGAATTCGTCCGCACGCTCGGCGAAGCCGTGATCATCGTGCTGCTGGTGAGCTTCTTCTCGCTGGGCTTCCGTACAGGACTGGTCGTGGCTCTGTCGATCCCGCTCGTGCTGGCGATGACCTTCGCCGCCATGAGCTACTTCGGCATCGACCTGCACAAGATCTCGCTCGGCGCCCTGGTACTGGCACTGGGCCTGCTCGTCGACGACGCGATCATCGCCGTGGAGATGATGGCCGTAAAAATGGAACAAGGCTACGACAGGGTGAAGGCCGCCGCCTTCGCCTATACCTCGACGGCCTTTCCGATGCTGACCGGCACGCTGGTCACTGCTGCCGGGTTCCTGCCCATCGCGACGGCCCAGTCCGGCACCGGCGAGTACACCCGCTCGATCTTCCAGGTCGTCACGATCGCGCTGGTGATTTCCTGGATCGCCGCGGTCATCTTCATTCCCTACCTGGGTTACAAGCTGCTGCCGGACATGCACGCCGGCGCCCGCAAGGATCCGGAGCCCGGCACCTTCGCCGCCCGCATCGCCGCGTGGCGCCTGGGCCTGGTGAAGCTGCTGCCGCGCCGCCTGCGCCAGCGCCTGGAGGCCGAGCCCGCAGGCCATCACGACGATCCCTATGCGAGCGTGTTCTATCGCCGCTTCCGCGAGCTGGTCGACTGGTGCGTGCACCGTCGCTGGCTGGTGATCGGCGCGACGGTCGGCCTCTTTGTCGCCTCCATCGTCGGCTTCGGCTTCGTGCAGCAGCAGTTCTTCCCCGATTCAACCCGGCCGGAACTGATGGTCGACATGAAGCTGACCGAAGGCTCGTCGCTCCAGGCCACCGCCGAACAAGTGGAGAAACTGGAAAACTGGCTGTCCAAGCGACCGGAGCTGGAGAACTACGTCAGCTATGTCGGCACCGGCTCGCCGCGCTTCTACCTGCCGCTGGACCAGCAGCTGCCCCAGGCCAGCTTCGCCCAGTTCGTGCTGCTGACCAAGGGGCCGAAGGAGCGCGAACAGCTGCGCACTGCCCTGCTGCGCCTGTTCGAAACGGATTTCCCCGAATTGCGCGGCCGCGTGTTGCGCCTGGAAAACGGCCCGCCCGTGGGCTTCCCGGTGCAGTTCCGCGTCTCCGGCGAAGACATCGCCACCGTCCGCCAGTACGCACGGCAGGTCGCCGAGGTCGTACGCAAGCATCCGCACATGCGTAACGTGAACCTCGACTGGGACGAACCCAGCAAGGTGATCCGCCTGCAGATCGACCAGGATCGCGCTCGCGTGCTCGGCGTGTCATCGCAGGACCTGTCCAACTTCCTGCAGAGCTCCCTCTCGGGCGTGCCGATCTCGCATTACCGCGAGAAGGACGAGCTCATCCAGATCTCGCTGCGTGGCCCGGCCGAAGAGCGTGCACGCCTGTCGCTCCTGGAGAACCTCGCCGTTCCCACGACCAGCGGGAAAACGGTGCCCCTGAGCCAGATCGCAAAACTGGAATATGCGATGGAAGAAGGCATCATCTGGCGCCGCAACCGCCTGCCGACCATCATCGTCCGCGGTGATACCGACGGGGTCCTGCAGCCGCCGACCATCACCAGCCAGATCCTTCCCCAGCTGGAGACCCTGCGCGCGAAATTGCCGGCGGGCTATCTGCTGGAGACCGGCGGCACGGTGGAGGACTCGGCCAAGGGCCAGGCGTCCGTCAACGCCGGCGTGCCGCTCTTCATCTTTGTCGTGCTTACCCTGCTGATGCTGCAGCTCAAGAGCTTCAGCCGCACGATCATGGTGTTCCTGACCGCGCCGCTGGGATTGATCGGCGTCACGCTCTTCCTGCTGGTGTTCAACGTGCCGTTCGGCTTCGTGGCCATGCTGGGCACGATCGCCCTGGCCGGCATGATCATGCGCAACTCGGTCATCCTGATCGACCAGATCGAGCAGGACATCGCCAAGGGCCACGAAGCCTGGGAAGCCATCGTCGATGCGACGGTGCGGCGCTTCCGGCCGATCGTCCTGACGGCGCTGGCTGCCATCCTTGCCATGATCCCGCTCTCGCGCAGCGCGTTCTTCGGCCCGATGGCGGTGGCGATCATGGGCGGTCTTTTCGTCGCAACCGCCTTGACCTTGCTCTTTTTGCCTGCACTGTATGCGGCCTGGTTCCGGGTCCGTCGGCCTGCCGTGGCCTTGCCACCAGTGAGCGCATAG
- a CDS encoding TetR/AcrR family transcriptional regulator, with protein MSSVLKQPAPGRPKDLEKRAAILDAGKRLFPRQGFEGTSMDAIAAEAGVSKLTVYSHFTDKETLFREVIQAKCEEQLPLSLFLADLDGPIRGQLMTIARAFFTLITSEDAISLHRMMTAQTQQSMKLAQMFWEAGPKRLQDSFEMFLRAEIAAGQLDIPDPRRATGQFFCLLKGELHARMMFGCCDPISDLDVGAHLEATVDLFLRAYSPR; from the coding sequence ATGTCATCTGTGTTGAAACAACCCGCCCCAGGGCGACCGAAAGACCTCGAAAAACGGGCCGCCATCCTGGACGCGGGCAAGCGCCTGTTTCCCCGTCAGGGTTTCGAGGGCACCAGCATGGATGCGATCGCCGCGGAAGCCGGCGTATCGAAACTCACCGTGTACAGCCACTTCACGGACAAGGAGACCCTGTTCCGCGAGGTGATCCAGGCCAAGTGCGAGGAGCAGCTGCCCCTGAGCCTGTTCCTGGCGGACCTGGACGGCCCGATCCGCGGCCAGCTGATGACCATCGCGCGCGCGTTCTTCACGCTGATCACCAGCGAGGACGCAATTTCCCTGCACCGCATGATGACGGCGCAGACCCAGCAGTCGATGAAGCTGGCGCAGATGTTCTGGGAGGCCGGTCCCAAGCGCCTGCAGGACTCCTTCGAGATGTTCCTGCGTGCCGAGATCGCAGCGGGACAGCTCGACATCCCTGATCCGCGCCGCGCCACCGGGCAGTTCTTCTGCCTGCTCAAGGGTGAACTGCACGCGCGGATGATGTTCGGCTGTTGCGATCCGATCTCTGACCTGGACGTCGGCGCGCACCTGGAAGCCACGGTCGACCTGTTCTTGCGCGCCTATTCCCCGCGTTGA
- the waaA gene encoding lipid IV(A) 3-deoxy-D-manno-octulosonic acid transferase, which produces MEALMRRHPDCPFVITTITPTGSERVQHLFGDRVFHVYLPYDLPASVRRFLDRVKPKLGVIMETEIWPNLYHECARRRIPLVVANARLSQKSLRGYGPVRPLARLAIRSARHVAAQSSADAQRLLELGADPQRLSVLGNIKFDMAVPEDLPERGRALRAEWGLHRPVWIAASTHEGEEVAVLKAHAGVLRRFPDALLLIAPRHPERFRPVAQACKSFGFATRCRTEDANADASTQCFVVDTLGELLQFYATADVAFVGGSLVEIGGHNVLEPAALSVPVIVGPNTFNFAEITENLLEQGGARQLRDADALGAEIVRLLADERSRLAMGDNARQVFDRERGAVERNLAVIEHVLAEAG; this is translated from the coding sequence ATTGAAGCACTGATGCGGCGCCATCCGGATTGCCCCTTCGTGATCACCACGATCACGCCGACGGGGTCGGAACGGGTGCAGCACCTGTTCGGCGACCGGGTCTTTCATGTCTACCTGCCGTACGACCTGCCGGCCTCGGTGCGGCGGTTCCTGGACCGGGTAAAGCCTAAGCTCGGCGTGATCATGGAGACGGAGATCTGGCCCAATCTCTACCACGAATGTGCGCGACGGCGGATTCCGCTGGTTGTCGCCAACGCGCGGCTGTCGCAGAAGAGTCTGCGCGGATACGGCCCGGTGCGACCGCTCGCGCGGCTGGCGATCCGGTCCGCACGCCACGTGGCGGCGCAGTCGTCCGCCGACGCACAGCGCCTGCTGGAGCTGGGGGCTGATCCGCAGCGATTGTCCGTCCTCGGCAACATCAAGTTTGATATGGCGGTGCCGGAAGACCTGCCCGAGCGCGGTCGTGCCCTGCGTGCCGAGTGGGGTCTGCATCGACCTGTCTGGATCGCCGCGAGCACCCACGAAGGCGAAGAGGTCGCTGTGCTCAAAGCGCACGCGGGCGTGCTGCGGCGTTTTCCCGATGCGCTTCTGCTGATTGCCCCGCGTCACCCCGAGCGTTTCCGTCCGGTTGCCCAGGCATGCAAGAGCTTCGGGTTCGCCACGCGTTGCCGCACGGAAGATGCGAATGCGGATGCCTCGACCCAGTGCTTTGTGGTCGATACCCTGGGCGAATTGCTGCAGTTCTACGCCACCGCCGACGTCGCCTTTGTCGGCGGCAGTCTGGTGGAGATCGGTGGCCACAATGTGCTGGAGCCTGCCGCGCTGTCGGTGCCGGTGATCGTCGGGCCCAATACGTTCAATTTCGCCGAGATCACGGAAAACCTGCTCGAACAGGGCGGCGCGCGCCAGCTGCGCGATGCGGATGCGCTGGGTGCCGAGATCGTGCGCCTGCTGGCGGATGAGCGTTCGCGCCTGGCGATGGGGGATAACGCCCGCCAGGTGTTTGATCGCGAGCGCGGTGCGGTGGAGCGCAACCTGGCGGTGATCGAGCACGTGCTGGCCGAAGCCGGCTGA
- a CDS encoding TolC family outer membrane protein yields the protein MTKQNPFKLLPLSLALALVPALASAEDLIQIYDQARQNDAVLAGAEAQRLATHEGVTQATSQLLPQIGASLSYTDRSHDKYSAGIDPRENPPEFKFGTDYVDSKGTTLGGELKQSIIDLSKWTARKAAQEQANRGDALYTQAEQELSIRVATAYFNVLTAEDSLAFSQAEEKALSRQLDQAQQRFEVGLSAITDVNEAKAQHDSARAATINAQNALDDAREALRELTAKEPANLSRLREDLPLQEPVPNDMQAWVDRALADNPSLKAQEHAVSAAKANINTARSGHLPTLSGSIAYSRSPNWSDSSATGASGSLHANSRDTDRAVTLTLSVPIFTGGYTQSRVRQSVYERDFAEDTLEQQKRALIRNTRLNFRAVVAGISEVEARKQAVVSANSALEATQAGFEVGTRTIVDVLLSQRQLYQAQRDYSQARHNFVLNQLRLRQSAGSISPKDLQEVNALLQ from the coding sequence ATGACCAAGCAAAACCCATTCAAGCTGTTGCCCCTGTCACTGGCCCTGGCGCTGGTGCCCGCGCTCGCATCGGCCGAAGACCTCATCCAGATCTACGACCAGGCGCGCCAGAACGACGCCGTCCTGGCCGGCGCGGAAGCCCAGCGTCTCGCCACCCACGAAGGCGTGACCCAGGCAACCTCCCAGTTGCTGCCGCAGATCGGCGCGAGCCTGTCCTACACGGACCGGTCGCACGACAAGTATTCGGCGGGCATCGACCCGCGGGAAAACCCGCCTGAGTTCAAGTTCGGCACGGACTATGTCGATTCCAAGGGCACCACCCTCGGCGGAGAGCTGAAGCAGTCCATCATCGACCTGAGCAAGTGGACCGCCCGCAAGGCCGCGCAGGAACAGGCCAACCGCGGCGACGCCCTCTATACCCAGGCGGAGCAGGAATTGTCGATCCGCGTGGCCACGGCCTACTTCAATGTGCTGACTGCCGAAGACTCGCTGGCGTTCTCTCAGGCCGAGGAGAAAGCGCTCAGCCGCCAGCTCGACCAGGCACAGCAGCGCTTCGAAGTGGGTTTGTCGGCAATTACGGACGTCAACGAAGCGAAGGCCCAGCACGACTCCGCCCGCGCCGCGACAATCAATGCCCAGAATGCGCTCGATGATGCCCGCGAAGCCCTGCGCGAGCTGACCGCCAAAGAGCCCGCCAACCTGTCGCGCCTGCGCGAAGATCTTCCGCTGCAGGAACCGGTGCCCAATGACATGCAGGCCTGGGTTGACCGAGCGCTGGCGGACAATCCTTCCCTCAAAGCCCAGGAACACGCCGTTTCTGCCGCCAAGGCAAATATCAATACCGCACGCTCGGGCCATTTGCCGACGCTGTCGGGCAGCATCGCCTATTCGCGTTCGCCCAATTGGTCCGATTCCTCGGCCACGGGTGCATCTGGCAGCCTCCATGCCAATTCGAGGGATACCGACCGCGCTGTCACATTGACCTTGAGCGTGCCGATCTTCACCGGCGGCTATACGCAGTCGCGCGTGCGCCAGTCTGTGTACGAACGGGATTTCGCCGAAGACACCCTCGAACAGCAGAAGCGCGCACTGATCCGCAACACGCGCCTGAACTTCCGCGCCGTGGTTGCCGGTATCAGCGAAGTGGAAGCGCGCAAGCAGGCTGTCGTGTCGGCCAACAGCGCGCTGGAAGCCACCCAGGCCGGCTTCGAGGTCGGCACGCGCACCATCGTCGACGTGCTGCTGTCGCAGCGCCAGCTCTACCAGGCGCAGCGTGACTACTCGCAGGCCCGCCACAACTTCGTGCTCAACCAGCTGCGCCTGCGCCAGTCGGCCGGCAGCATCTCGCCGAAGGACCTGCAGGAAGTGAACGCACTACTCCAGTAG
- a CDS encoding efflux RND transporter periplasmic adaptor subunit, protein MRSPLTRFGMGFALIASTIWLAGCSTRAEVQDPIRPAIVAQPDTAAAQAGTIYSGDVKARYESALGFRVGGKIKRRYVDVGAHVKAGDLIAELDPQDLNLQASSARAGVAAAEADLAMAKAERDRYNALRGKNFVSETQFDAVDNRLKAATARATEARAALNVAQNQAGYTALKADQDGVITTITAEAGQVVGPGQTIATLARNGEREVEISVPEGRIANYQKDQPATIELWAESGKYLTGTLREIAPDADATTRTYRVRVALGGDSASVKLGQTARVYFADSTGGDAHTVPLSALYEKDGKPAVWKLDPATRQVHLNPVTVAAYREQGVVLQAGVEAKDWIVIAGVHKLREGQAVNPVDQANKPLTL, encoded by the coding sequence ATGCGTTCCCCGCTCACTCGCTTCGGAATGGGATTCGCCCTGATTGCGTCGACGATCTGGCTCGCCGGCTGCAGCACCCGCGCCGAAGTCCAGGATCCGATCCGCCCCGCCATCGTCGCCCAGCCTGACACCGCGGCCGCCCAGGCCGGTACGATCTACTCCGGCGACGTAAAGGCCCGTTATGAGAGTGCACTGGGCTTCCGCGTCGGCGGCAAGATCAAGCGTCGCTATGTCGACGTCGGCGCACATGTGAAAGCGGGCGACCTGATCGCCGAGCTGGATCCGCAGGATCTGAACCTGCAAGCCTCCAGCGCCCGCGCCGGCGTGGCGGCGGCCGAAGCGGACCTGGCCATGGCCAAGGCCGAGCGCGACCGGTACAACGCCCTGCGTGGCAAGAATTTTGTCAGCGAAACCCAGTTCGATGCCGTGGACAACCGCCTCAAGGCGGCAACCGCCCGCGCCACGGAGGCACGCGCTGCCCTTAACGTCGCCCAGAACCAGGCCGGCTACACCGCCCTCAAGGCAGACCAGGACGGCGTCATCACGACCATCACCGCCGAAGCCGGCCAGGTCGTCGGCCCGGGCCAGACGATCGCCACCCTCGCCCGTAACGGCGAGCGTGAAGTCGAGATCAGCGTGCCGGAAGGCCGCATCGCAAACTACCAGAAGGACCAACCCGCCACGATCGAGCTGTGGGCCGAGAGCGGCAAGTACCTCACCGGCACCCTGCGCGAGATTGCCCCGGACGCCGACGCCACGACCCGCACCTATCGCGTCCGCGTGGCCCTGGGCGGCGACTCCGCCTCGGTCAAGCTGGGCCAGACGGCGCGGGTCTATTTCGCCGACAGCACCGGTGGCGACGCGCATACCGTGCCGCTTTCCGCGCTGTACGAGAAGGACGGCAAGCCGGCTGTATGGAAGCTCGATCCGGCGACCCGCCAGGTGCATCTGAATCCGGTCACCGTCGCGGCCTACCGCGAACAGGGCGTGGTGCTGCAGGCAGGTGTCGAGGCCAAGGACTGGATCGTCATCGCCGGCGTGCACAAGCTGCGCGAAGGCCAGGCGGTCAATCCGGTCGACCAGGCGAACAAGCCCCTAACGCTCTGA
- the lpxL gene encoding LpxL/LpxP family Kdo(2)-lipid IV(A) lauroyl/palmitoleoyl acyltransferase: MPAPSDTSPSLRSPRYWPSRLALALVRGVARLPLPALDRLGRVLGALAKALLSMRRRVAERNLALCLPGWSEADRRALLAANLRDAGRMLVEFALAWFGSDDAIARIPCQIDGLEHLERARAQGRGVLLVGGHFSHLELCARLVSRQIRIAGMYRTMDDPVFDQAVLAARLRYADAMFTKDELRATVKYLKAGGTVWYAPDQDMRGKDAVFVPFFGIPAATITATHHLARLSGALVIPFFHRRDTHGQYFLRLEAPLADFPSGDVIADTARVNEAVEAMVREAPDQYFWLHKRFKTRPPGEPAVY, from the coding sequence ATGCCCGCGCCTTCCGATACATCCCCCTCCCTGCGATCGCCCCGCTACTGGCCATCACGCCTGGCGCTGGCGCTGGTCCGCGGCGTTGCCCGGCTGCCGCTGCCGGCATTGGACCGGCTTGGTCGCGTGCTCGGCGCGCTTGCCAAGGCATTGCTGTCGATGCGGCGCCGGGTGGCAGAACGGAACCTGGCGCTGTGCCTGCCCGGGTGGAGCGAAGCCGACCGCCGTGCGCTGCTCGCCGCCAACCTGCGTGATGCCGGGCGCATGCTGGTCGAGTTCGCGCTGGCCTGGTTCGGATCGGACGACGCCATCGCGCGCATCCCCTGCCAGATCGATGGGCTGGAACACCTCGAACGGGCCCGCGCGCAGGGGCGCGGCGTGCTGCTGGTCGGCGGCCATTTCTCGCATCTGGAACTGTGTGCGCGGCTGGTGTCGCGGCAAATCCGCATCGCCGGCATGTACCGCACCATGGACGACCCGGTTTTCGACCAGGCGGTGCTGGCCGCACGCCTGCGCTATGCCGATGCGATGTTCACCAAGGACGAACTGCGCGCGACGGTGAAATATCTCAAGGCCGGCGGCACGGTCTGGTACGCACCGGACCAGGACATGCGCGGCAAGGACGCGGTATTCGTGCCCTTCTTCGGCATACCGGCCGCGACGATCACGGCGACCCACCACCTGGCGCGGCTTTCGGGCGCGCTGGTGATCCCCTTTTTCCACCGGCGCGACACCCACGGGCAGTATTTCCTGCGCCTGGAAGCGCCGCTCGCCGACTTCCCGAGTGGCGATGTCATCGCCGACACGGCGCGTGTGAACGAGGCCGTCGAGGCCATGGTGCGCGAGGCGCCCGACCAGTATTTCTGGCTGCACAAGCGATTCAAGACACGACCTCCCGGCGAGCCGGCGGTCTACTAG
- a CDS encoding protein-L-isoaspartate O-methyltransferase family protein codes for MSLNIEKARFNMVEQQVRPWEVLDARVLDVLTRVPREEFVAPEHRQLAFADLELPLGHGQFTMKPVIEGRILQAILVQPHEQVLQIGTGSGFLAACLGKLAKDVVSVELHEDLAKTARERLQKAGIGNVRIDVAEAVNGYQPANTQFDVIVVTGAVHTLPERFKRWLKPGGRMFAVVGESPVQRAVLVTREGDSYKEESIFETDLAYLANAAPPKRFTL; via the coding sequence ATGTCCCTGAACATTGAGAAGGCCAGGTTCAACATGGTCGAGCAACAGGTGCGACCGTGGGAGGTCCTCGACGCACGTGTTCTCGACGTGCTGACCCGCGTACCGCGCGAGGAATTCGTCGCGCCGGAGCACCGCCAGCTCGCGTTCGCGGACCTGGAACTGCCGCTCGGGCACGGCCAGTTCACGATGAAGCCGGTGATCGAAGGCCGCATCCTCCAGGCCATCCTGGTCCAGCCCCACGAACAGGTGCTGCAGATCGGTACCGGCTCGGGTTTCCTGGCCGCGTGCCTGGGCAAGCTGGCCAAGGACGTCGTCAGCGTCGAGCTGCATGAAGACCTGGCCAAGACCGCCCGCGAACGCCTGCAGAAGGCGGGAATCGGCAATGTGCGCATTGATGTCGCCGAGGCGGTGAATGGCTATCAGCCGGCGAACACTCAGTTCGACGTCATCGTCGTGACCGGCGCGGTGCATACCCTACCCGAGCGCTTCAAACGCTGGCTCAAGCCGGGCGGACGGATGTTCGCCGTGGTGGGCGAATCACCTGTCCAGCGCGCCGTGCTGGTGACGCGCGAGGGCGACAGCTACAAAGAAGAAAGCATTTTTGAAACCGATTTAGCGTATCTGGCGAACGCGGCACCTCCGAAGCGCTTCACGCTGTAA